The Haloferax volcanii DS2 DNA segment GAGAATCGCCCGGCGCGTCCCGGTCGACCGGAAGTTGCCGGGGAGGTCGAAGTCGCCCGGTTCGAGGTCGAGGTCGTCGAGGACGGCCCGCTCGATGTCGCCCTGTTCGCCCTCCGCGAGTTCGGTGTCGGTGCCGACGAGCGGGGCCGTGACGAACGCGCGACCGCGCTCGATGTGGCGGCTCATGACATCGACGCGGCGGCCCGTCGCGGTCTGGAGGCGGCTCACGTCGGGGAGTTCCAGCCCCCCGGGCGCGTCGCGGTCGGCGAAGCAGACCACGTCGCCCTCGACGGGTTCGTCGAACGGGAGGCCGCGGTCTCGGCGCTCCGAGAGCATCCGGTTGAACGCGTAGGACTGCGCGGCGTTGACGAACAGTCGCTGGAGGTTCGACGGGACCGATTCGAGCGCGTTGCGCCAGTCCTCGTCGGTCTCCGCGCCGTCCTCCGCGAGGCGGTGGAGCATGCCGCGCTCGTAGCCGAGGTAGCCCGGAATCCGGTCGAGCGCGCGGTGCCAGTCGGGGTCGGCCGACGCGGCTTCCTCGTCGACGACGGCGCGACCCGCCTGTGTCTCCTCGGGTTCGTCCTCGGTCGGTCCGCCGCAGTACGCCAACACGGCCTCGCGCCACTCGCCGCGGACGACGTGGAGACCGACTGTGTGGGTGATGGGGCGGATGCTGCCGAACCGCTGGTGGCCGAAGAAGTTCGGAACGCCCACGCGACCCTCGCGGCCGCCGAACTCGGTGAGCGCGTCGGTGACGGCCGCGGCGTTGTCGGGGGTCTCGGGGTCGCGGACGCGGATGCGGAAGCCGTTGCCCGCGAGGTCACCGAAGTCAAGCGTGCGGCCGAGGCGACCGACGACCTCGATGTCGGCGTTCGGAACCTCCGGCACGTCGGCGGCGTCGCCGCCGTTGACGGTGAACAGTTGGGTCGTCACGGCGTGTTTGTCCTTCGTGCCGGCCCACGAGACGCGCTCTCTGCTCGCGCCGAGTTCGTCAGAGAGCCGGCCGGCGAAGTCGTTGGTGTCCCAGCCGCGGAGCGTGACGCGGAGGACGAGGTTCGGGAAGTCGCCGGTCGGCGCGTCCGGCGGGCGGACGTTCAGCGAGTCGAGTTCGAGTTCGCGCACGCGGAAGTCCTCGGGGGCGACGCGGAGGCGGCCGCCGACGCCGTCGGCGTCGCTCACGTAGCTGTCGATGCCGACCGCGCGCTCGAGCGGGTGTGCCTCGCGCATCAGTACAGCGAGAGGTCGCCGGTCACGCGGTCGATTTCGTCGTCCTCGGCGGGGCCGACGGCGAGCGCCGTCACCGTGCCGGGGTCGAGTTGCGTGTGTCCCGCGTCGCGGATGATAGCGTGGGGGATGCCCGCCCGCTCGGCCTCGTCCGCGAGTTTGAACAGTTCCGACTCGCCGTTGGCCTTGAGGACGACCTTCTTCTGTCCGCCGCCCTTCCAGCGCTTCCGGGTCTGCGAGTCGGTGTCCTCGTAGGCGGACAGCGAGGCGTGGGCGACCTGCGCGGCGAGCTTTCCCCGGCCCATACCGAGGTCGGCGCGTGCGACGATGGCCTGTTTCATGCCCGCTACTCCCCGCCGACGCGGTAAATGTCCTCCCATCGCGGGCGTCGCGCACGAGCAAAAGACATTTCACCGACATCTCCGTGGTGCGACCGATGGCAGGTCCCCGAACCCCCCTCCGCAAGCCGCGCGAGTACTTCGCGTCGCGGCCGCGACCGCTCGGCACCAAGCGGGCGCTCGCCGTCGTCGCGCTCGTGACGCTCGTCGTCGCGGCCGCCACCGGCGGTATCCTCGTCACGTTCACCCAACAGCTCGACCAGCGTGTCAGCGTCGACAACCCCGAACACGCCCCCGAGTTCATGTGCGAGAACTACGTGGAAGGCGGCCCGTTCGACGACATGGACGCGCCGGCAGGCTGTGACCCGTCGGTGCCCGAACAGCTCGACGAGCGCCTCGGCGACCTCGTCTGGGACGAAATCTCGTGGGTCCCGTGGGCGATGCTCCTCGGCGTGCCGCTGTTCTGGCTGTTCGAGGGGGCGATGCTCCATCTCGGCACGTCGCTCGTCGGCGGCGAGGGCGGCTTCGCGGAGTCGCTGACGGTCGCCGCGTGGGGGATGGTTCCGAGCGCGGCCCGCGCCCTCGCGCTCGCCGGCTACCTCGCCTACGTCCTCCCGCGAATCGACCTCCCGTCGACCCCGGACGCCGCGGTCGCCGCGATGCAGTCCGCGCTGTCCGGCTTCGGCCTCGTCAGCGGTGCCGTCGTGGTCGTCACGGTCGCGTGGGCGACGTACGTCCGCACCTACGGGATGGCTCGCGCCCGCGACCTCGACGTGGAGTCGGCCGCGGTCGTCACCGTCGGCCTGAGCCTCGTCGGTCTCCTGTTCGAACTCCTCTGAGTCGCGTCGGGTGGATGCGTCGCTCCGGCGTCGCTCCGTTGCGTCGGGGGCGCTGCCGGCCCGCCGAGACGGGGTGTCGTCTCCGGTCGAAAGGTGGATTTACTTGTCCGCGTCGCGCTCCCTTCGAGTATGATACTCTCCGACTCGGACATCCTCTCCCGCCTCGCCGAGGGTGACCTCGTGGTCGACCCGATAGACGACGTGGACATGCAGGTCCAGCCCGCGAGCGTCGACCTCCGTCTCGGCACCGAATTCCTGGAGTTCCAGCGCACGAACATCTCCTGTATCCACCCGAACCGCGAAAGCGAGGTGTCGGAGTACGTCCGCGAGACGCACGTCCCGGAGGGCGACGACTTCATCCTCCACCCCGGCGATTTCGTCCTCGGAACGACCAAAGAACGCGTGGAGATTCCCACCGACCTGCTGGCGACCGTTGAGGGTCGCTCCTCCCTCGGTCGTCTCGCGGTCGTCATCCACGCCACCGCGGGCATCGTCGACCCCGGCTACGAGGGCCAAATCACGCTCGAACTGTCGAACCTCGGCACCGCCCCGGTCGCGCTCACCCCCGGCATGCGCATCTCGCA contains these protein-coding regions:
- the truD gene encoding tRNA pseudouridine(13) synthase TruD, which gives rise to MREAHPLERAVGIDSYVSDADGVGGRLRVAPEDFRVRELELDSLNVRPPDAPTGDFPNLVLRVTLRGWDTNDFAGRLSDELGASRERVSWAGTKDKHAVTTQLFTVNGGDAADVPEVPNADIEVVGRLGRTLDFGDLAGNGFRIRVRDPETPDNAAAVTDALTEFGGREGRVGVPNFFGHQRFGSIRPITHTVGLHVVRGEWREAVLAYCGGPTEDEPEETQAGRAVVDEEAASADPDWHRALDRIPGYLGYERGMLHRLAEDGAETDEDWRNALESVPSNLQRLFVNAAQSYAFNRMLSERRDRGLPFDEPVEGDVVCFADRDAPGGLELPDVSRLQTATGRRVDVMSRHIERGRAFVTAPLVGTDTELAEGEQGDIERAVLDDLDLEPGDFDLPGNFRSTGTRRAILVRTDLDVERESGDDDADTDAAGGADDLVFDFALPHGSYATAVMREYLKAGPLDL
- the dcd gene encoding dCTP deaminase, producing MILSDSDILSRLAEGDLVVDPIDDVDMQVQPASVDLRLGTEFLEFQRTNISCIHPNRESEVSEYVRETHVPEGDDFILHPGDFVLGTTKERVEIPTDLLATVEGRSSLGRLAVVIHATAGIVDPGYEGQITLELSNLGTAPVALTPGMRISQLVFTEMKSPADRPYGVERGSKYQGQRGPQASRLSSDPEFGGDE
- a CDS encoding Yip1 family protein; this encodes MAGPRTPLRKPREYFASRPRPLGTKRALAVVALVTLVVAAATGGILVTFTQQLDQRVSVDNPEHAPEFMCENYVEGGPFDDMDAPAGCDPSVPEQLDERLGDLVWDEISWVPWAMLLGVPLFWLFEGAMLHLGTSLVGGEGGFAESLTVAAWGMVPSAARALALAGYLAYVLPRIDLPSTPDAAVAAMQSALSGFGLVSGAVVVVTVAWATYVRTYGMARARDLDVESAAVVTVGLSLVGLLFELL
- the pth2 gene encoding peptidyl-tRNA hydrolase Pth2 is translated as MKQAIVARADLGMGRGKLAAQVAHASLSAYEDTDSQTRKRWKGGGQKKVVLKANGESELFKLADEAERAGIPHAIIRDAGHTQLDPGTVTALAVGPAEDDEIDRVTGDLSLY